The genomic window ACCTTCCCGGTGGAACAGATCACGGGCCGCTCGGCGATCCTGCACCTGAAGTCGTTCAATCCGCTCAACGCCTGGTACGGCATGAGCCCGCTGGAGGCGGCCGCCCTCGGCGTGGACATCCACAACGACGGCCAGCGCTGGAACAAGCGGCTGATCGAGAACGGGGCCCGCCCCTCTGGCGCCCTGGTGGTCAAGGGCGGCGAGGGCCATCCGGCAACGCTCTCGGACGATCAGTACCTCCGCGTCAAGCAGATGATCGACGAGCAGTTCAGCGGCCCGGCCAACGCAGGCCGACCGATGCTCCTCGAGGGCGGGCTGGAATGGAAGGAGATGAGCCTGAACCCCAAGGACATGGAGTTCTTGGAGGGCAAGCACTCCGCCGCCCGCGACATCGCCCTGGCCTACGGGGTGCCGCCGCAGCTTCTCGGCATCCCGGGCGACTCGACCTATTCGAATTACTCCGAGGCCCGCACCGCCTTCTGGACGGACACCGTCCTACCGGAGCTGGGCTGGACGCTCGACGCCCTGAACCGCTGGCTGACGCCGCTCTACGGCGAGGATCTCTACGTCTGGTACGACGAGGAGATGATCCCCGCGCTGGAGACCCGGCGCAAGGAGAAGGCCGAGCGGATCAACGCCGCGAGCTACATGACGATCAACGAGAAGCGCCGGGCGATGGGCCTGGACGACGTCGAGGGCGGGGACGTGATCTTCGTGCCCAGCACGAACGTGCCTCTGGAACTGGCCGGTCAGATAGACCTGCCCGAGCCGGGGAGCCAGGCTGACCAGGG from Tautonia marina includes these protein-coding regions:
- a CDS encoding phage portal protein → MVWPFRRKDVAPPPGRKNATYFFSLGLGKAGLTGAGYDKLASEGYAQCVVAYACINLKATAVASVDLQLYRRGKKGKLAKVEAHELLRLLENPNPTQSGREFMRHLTSYQQLCGNAYIFGNGIDPAKRTGKPPRELQLLNPGKMRIEPGTGLFPKQYEYRSAQNVATTFPVEQITGRSAILHLKSFNPLNAWYGMSPLEAAALGVDIHNDGQRWNKRLIENGARPSGALVVKGGEGHPATLSDDQYLRVKQMIDEQFSGPANAGRPMLLEGGLEWKEMSLNPKDMEFLEGKHSAARDIALAYGVPPQLLGIPGDSTYSNYSEARTAFWTDTVLPELGWTLDALNRWLTPLYGEDLYVWYDEEMIPALETRRKEKAERINAASYMTINEKRRAMGLDDVEGGDVIFVPSTNVPLELAGQIDLPEPGSQADQGGEPATDAPEDDTDDPEDDEAE